The Natribaculum luteum genome contains the following window.
CCGTGGCGATCGTCTCCTCGTCGAGCGTCTCGCCGGTCAGGGCGTCCTCGACCGGCTCGAGGCGCACCCCGTGGTCCATCGCGCCGTTCGCGCCGATCCGGGCCGAGGTGACGGTCCCGTCGTCGACTCTCACCAGGGCTGCGACGCCGACCATCGCATATCCCGACGACGGGCTCGGTTTCTTCGCGTAGGTGCCGACGGCGTCGACCGCCGAGGGCACCTCGATCCGCGTGAGGATCTCGGCGGGTCCGAGATCGGTGGCATACATCCCGTAGTAGAACTCCGCTGCGGGAATCGTCCGCTCGCCGTCCGGCCCCTGGACGACCAGCGTCGCGTCCGAGACCAGCGCAGCGCCGGGGAGATCCGACGCCGGATCTGCGTGTGCGAGATTCCCGCCGACCGTCCCCCGGTTGCGGACCTGTCGGTCGCCCACCTGTTCGACCGCCGCGGTCAGCGCCGGGGCGTGTTCGTGGGCGTCCTCGGAGCCGAGCACGTCGCTGTAGCGGCTCATCGCGCCGATCGAGAGCGTGTCGCCGTCGACGGTGACGCCGTGGAGTTCGTCGACGTCGCCGATGTCGATAAGGACGTCCGGGCTCGAGAGTCCGGTCTTCATCGCCGGGAGTAAGCTGTGCCCGCCCGCCAGCAGTTCCGTCTCTTCCATCGCGTGCTCGTCGAGGAGTTCGATCGCGTCTTCGACCGTCTCCGCCTCGTGGTAGTCGAATTCGTCGGGGTACATCACTGCTCACCTCCGTCGTCGGCAGCGGTCTCGTCGGTTCCGCCGTCGGTCGTCGCCTGCTCGCCGGCGGCGGTCCAGACGCGCTCGGCCGTCATCGGCATCTCGACGTGATCGACGCCGAACGGCTCGAGTGCGTCCGTGACGGCGTTGACGACGGCCTGCGGTGCGGCGATCGTGCCGGCCTCGCCGACGCCTTTCACGCCGAGGGGATTGTGCGGGCTCTCGGTGACGGTCGACCCGGTTTCCATATCGGGGATGTGCATCGCCTTCGGGACGGCGTAGTCCTGCATCGATCCCGTCACGAGCTGTGCGTTTTCGTCGTACTCCGCGCCCTCGTAGAGCGCCTGTCCGATACCCTGGGCGACGCCGCCGTGGATCTGTCCCTCGACGATCTTGGGGTTGATCTGGTTGCCCACGTCGTCGACGGCGACGTACTGCTCGAAGTCGATCTCTCCCGACTCCGGATCGACCTCCACGACCGCGACGTGGGTCCCGAACGGGAACACGAAGTTCTCGGGGTCGTAGAACGACGTGGCTTCCAGCCCGGGTTCCATGTCGTCGGGGATGTCGTGGGCGAGATAGGACTGCTGGGCGACCGCCTTGATGCCGATCGATCGGTCGGGCGCACCCGCGACGTGGAACTCGCCGCCCTCGAACTCGATGTCCGCGGGATCGGCCTCCAGCTGGTGGGCCGCGATCTCGCGGGCTTTCTCGACGAGTTTCTCGGAACTTTTGACCAGCGAACTCCCGCCGACTGCCGCCGACCGGGACCCGTACGTCCCCATTCCCTGCGGGATTTCGTCGGTATCTCCCTCGACGACCTCGACGTCGTCGTAGGGGATCCCGAGTTCGTTCGCGACGATCTGTGCGTACGTCGTCGCGTGTCCCTGTCCGTGGCCAGACGTGCCACAGTATGCTGTGACCGTCCCGGAGGGATGGAACCGGACGAGACTCGACTCCCAGAGTCCGGCCTGTGCGCCGAGCTGGCCGGCGAGTTCTGAGGGGGCCAGCCCGCACGCTTCGATGTAACACGAGAAACCGATGCCGAGATATCGACCGTCTGCGCGGGCCTGCTCCTGGCGCTCGCGGAACGAGTCGTAGTCGACCATCTCGAGTGCCCTGTCGAGCGCCTTCTCGTAATCGCCGCTGTCGTAGACGACGGCGACCTGCGTCTCGTATGGGAACCCGTCCTCGGGGACGAAGTTCTGCCGCCGGAACTCGGCCGGGTCCATCCCCATCTCCTCGGCACCGAGTTTCGCCAGTCGCTCGATCACGAACGACGCCTCCGGTCGGCCGGCACCTCGGTAGGCATCCACTGGCGGCACGTTCGTGAACGCACCCGTCACCGAACAGTGGATGGCCGGGATGTCGTACTGTCCCGAGAGCAACGTCCCGTACAGGTACGTCGGAACTGCGGGCGCGAACGTCGAGAGGTACGCCCCCAGGTTCGCCTCCGTGTCGACGCGCAGTCCGACGATGGTGCCGTCCTCGTCCATCGCGAGGGCGGCCGTCGTGACGTGACCACGACCTTGCGCGTCAGTCTTGTACGTCTCCGTCCGGGTGGCGGTCCACTTGACCGGTCGCTCGAGGTCCTTCGCAACCCACGCCACCAGCGCCTCGTCGGCGTAGTGGTGGATCTTGCTCCCGAAGCCGCCGCCGACCTCGGGAGCCTTGATCCGCAGTTTGTGCTCCGGATGCCCGATGACTCCCGACATGAGCAGACGATGCAGGTGGGGGTTCTGGGAGGTCATGAACACGTCGAGCTCGTTCGTCCCGGGGCTGTAGTCGGCGACCGCGGCACGCGGCTCCATCGCGTTCGGGATCAGAAGCTGGTTCTCGAGTTCGATGCTCGCAGTGTGTGCGGCCGATTCGAACGCCTGATCGGTGCGCTCGGCGTCGCCGATCTCCCAGTCGAAGGCGACGTTTCCGTCGGCATCGTCGTGGAGCTGCGGGGCGTCGTCGCCGATCGCGTCGGCTGGATCGGTCACGGCGTCGAGTCGCTCGTAGTCCACGTCGATGGCGTCGACCGCGTCGTGAGCGACGTATCGATCTTCGGCGACGACGACGGCGATCGCGTCTCCCTGATACCGAACGCGGTCATCGGCCAGTATCGGGTGGTCGACCTGCCGCAGGCTGTCGAGTAGCCATCCGACCGGAAGCGAGTACGAGCCCCCACTCGGCGTGTCGTCACGGTGGAGGTCGTCGTGGGTGTAGACGGCGACGACGCCGTCCATCGTCTCCGCGTCGCTCGTATCGATATCCTCGATCCGCGCGTGCCCGTACTGACTGCGGAGGATCGCCATGTGGGCCATCTCCTGCAGTTGAATGTCGTCTGTGTACTCGGCGTCACCGGTAACGAGCGCGGGGTCTTCCCGGCGCTCGATGGCCGAGCCGAGAATGTCGGCGGCGTCGACCTCGTCCGGATCGACCGATTCGATGCTCATTCCGCGTCACCTCCGTCGCCTGGCCAGCGCACCTCGTCCTCGCCGGAGCCACAGCACGAGCCAGCGGAACCGTCGGCCGTGCACCCGCCGTCAGCGACGGCACCGGACCCCATCGTCTCGGCCGCGTTCTCGACCGCGTTGACGATGTTCTGGTAGCCCGTACACCGACAGAGGTTCCCCTCGAGTCCCTCGCGAATCTCTTCACGACTCGGGTCGGGATTCTCCTCGAGGAGATCGGTCGCCGCCATCATCATTCCGGGAGTACAGTAGCCACACTGGAGCCCGTGTTCCGCCTGGAATCCGTCCTGGATGGGATGGAACTGGCCGTCCTCTGCCAGCCCCTCGACCGTCTCGATCGTCGAACCGTCGGCCTGCACCGCCAGCACCGTACAGGATTTGACCGCGTCGTCGTCGAGGTGGACTGTACACGCGCCACACAGACTGCTCTCGCAGCCGACGTTCGTTCCAGTGTACCCGAGTTCGTCTCGGAGCGCGTGGACCAGGAGCGTCCGCGGTTCAACCGTGAGTTCGTGGTCTGTGCCGTTGACCGTCAGTGTAATATCGTGTTCTGTCATCTCGTTATGAGTCGTTTGTCTCGCTTCCAGAGCGGCCGAGTACCCTGTCGACGAGCCCTCGTCCGCTCTCGGTTGCCTCCTCGTCAGCAGACGCGCTCGTCTCGGCGTCCGCGAGCTGTCGTTCGTGGAGTTGCTCCTGTACCGACGAGAAAAAGCGTTTGACCACCCGATTCGCGACCGGGTTGACGACGCGTTGGCCCATCTGCGCGACCTTCCCGAACACGTCGGCTTCGGTCTCCCACTCGACGGCGACGCTGTCCTCGGTTTCCGAGAGGCTCATCCCCGAGGCCATCTCGAACGAACTGTTGCTCGAGGACCCCTCACCGACGGCGGACATCTCCGGATAGTCGCGGTGATCGATCGTCACTACCGTCTCGAACGTCGGGTTGACTGGCCCGACGCTGATCTGCATCAGTGCCGCGTAGTGGCCCCCCTCCTCGAACGCACGGCCCGCGATGACGTCTGGATCGGCGGTCGGTTCGATCTCTCGATCGGCCGCTTCGTCGCGCAACTCGTCGAAGTCGACGTCGGTATCGTCGACCTCGACGAGAAACTGACACCCCGGGAGCGACTCCTCGATCAACGCTGGATCCGAGAGAGCCAGCCACACTTCGTCGACGGTCGTCTCCTCGAGTTCGAACGTCCCACTGAATTCCATATTGGTATCTGCTGGCGTGTGACAGACTGTGACGAGGTGACACAACGTATATAACCATAATACTTTGCATAACAGCGATTCAACCAGGATTTTGAAACCAAATATGGTTATACACACTCGAGAAAGTAACTACGGGTATATGGACTGACAAGAAATTTGTACGTGATCGGCGTACGACAGATATGACCAGCAGCACGTCAGTAAGTCGCACGGTCGCGGTCGAGCGACTCCTCGATCTCCGCACGTCTCGAGACTACCCGTCGACGGAGACGGTCGACCTCGCCCGGATCGCCGGCCGAGTGCTGGCCGAGTCGGTCACCGCACCGACGGACGTCCCACAGCACGACCGGGCGACGATGGACGGGTTCGCGTTTGCGGCGGGCGACGACTATCCGCTGACGGTCGTCGGCGAGGTCTTCCCCGAAGACCCCCCACCGACGCTCGAGCGAGGCGACGCCGTCGCGGTAGCGACCGGTGCCCTGCTCCCGGAGAGAGCCGACGCGGTTCTGATGCAGGAGGCGGCGTCTCTCGAGGACGGACGGCTGTCGTGGCCGTCGCTGTCCCCGGGGACGAACGTCTATCCCGCGGGCGCGACTGCCGCCGCCGGCGAACGGCTGTTCACAGGGGGTCAGCGACTCGCCGCTCGACACGCCGCACTCTTGCGAGACGTCGGACTCGAACGGGTGACCGTTCACCGGCCCCTCGAGGTCGGGATCCTCGCGACAGGAACCGAGATCCACGAGGGTCGCCAGCCGGATCGAGATTCGGAACTGCTCTGTAATCTCGTCCGACAGTGGGGACACGGGCCTGTCGTCAGCGACCCCGTTCCCGACGAGGAGGCGGCCGTCCGTGAGGGGATCCGAGCGGCCGTTCGAGACCACGATATCGTCGTGACGACGGGCGGGACGAGCGTCGGCAGTGCCGACCACGTTATCCGGGTTCTCCGCGATCACGACGTGCTGTTCCGAGGTGTCGACCTCCGACCCGGCCGGCCGGTCACCGTCGCAACCGTCGACGGAACGCCGGTCTGTGCGCTTCCCGGGAAGCCGGTCGCCGCTCACACGGCGGCGACGCTGGTCGTCCGGTCGTTACTCACCGGTCGCAACCGCCTCCCGACCGTTGCTGCCGAGTTCACCGCGCGAGTGACGCTTCCCGACGACGACGT
Protein-coding sequences here:
- a CDS encoding xanthine dehydrogenase family protein molybdopterin-binding subunit; this translates as MSIESVDPDEVDAADILGSAIERREDPALVTGDAEYTDDIQLQEMAHMAILRSQYGHARIEDIDTSDAETMDGVVAVYTHDDLHRDDTPSGGSYSLPVGWLLDSLRQVDHPILADDRVRYQGDAIAVVVAEDRYVAHDAVDAIDVDYERLDAVTDPADAIGDDAPQLHDDADGNVAFDWEIGDAERTDQAFESAAHTASIELENQLLIPNAMEPRAAVADYSPGTNELDVFMTSQNPHLHRLLMSGVIGHPEHKLRIKAPEVGGGFGSKIHHYADEALVAWVAKDLERPVKWTATRTETYKTDAQGRGHVTTAALAMDEDGTIVGLRVDTEANLGAYLSTFAPAVPTYLYGTLLSGQYDIPAIHCSVTGAFTNVPPVDAYRGAGRPEASFVIERLAKLGAEEMGMDPAEFRRQNFVPEDGFPYETQVAVVYDSGDYEKALDRALEMVDYDSFRERQEQARADGRYLGIGFSCYIEACGLAPSELAGQLGAQAGLWESSLVRFHPSGTVTAYCGTSGHGQGHATTYAQIVANELGIPYDDVEVVEGDTDEIPQGMGTYGSRSAAVGGSSLVKSSEKLVEKAREIAAHQLEADPADIEFEGGEFHVAGAPDRSIGIKAVAQQSYLAHDIPDDMEPGLEATSFYDPENFVFPFGTHVAVVEVDPESGEIDFEQYVAVDDVGNQINPKIVEGQIHGGVAQGIGQALYEGAEYDENAQLVTGSMQDYAVPKAMHIPDMETGSTVTESPHNPLGVKGVGEAGTIAAPQAVVNAVTDALEPFGVDHVEMPMTAERVWTAAGEQATTDGGTDETAADDGGEQ
- a CDS encoding CoxG family protein encodes the protein MEFSGTFELEETTVDEVWLALSDPALIEESLPGCQFLVEVDDTDVDFDELRDEAADREIEPTADPDVIAGRAFEEGGHYAALMQISVGPVNPTFETVVTIDHRDYPEMSAVGEGSSSNSSFEMASGMSLSETEDSVAVEWETEADVFGKVAQMGQRVVNPVANRVVKRFFSSVQEQLHERQLADAETSASADEEATESGRGLVDRVLGRSGSETNDS
- a CDS encoding FAD binding domain-containing protein; this translates as MYPDEFDYHEAETVEDAIELLDEHAMEETELLAGGHSLLPAMKTGLSSPDVLIDIGDVDELHGVTVDGDTLSIGAMSRYSDVLGSEDAHEHAPALTAAVEQVGDRQVRNRGTVGGNLAHADPASDLPGAALVSDATLVVQGPDGERTIPAAEFYYGMYATDLGPAEILTRIEVPSAVDAVGTYAKKPSPSSGYAMVGVAALVRVDDGTVTSARIGANGAMDHGVRLEPVEDALTGETLDEETIATAASHATDDLETALLMDDLQASGDFRAQLLEVYTERALEKAVDQMSTPAAAD
- a CDS encoding (2Fe-2S)-binding protein, with translation MTEHDITLTVNGTDHELTVEPRTLLVHALRDELGYTGTNVGCESSLCGACTVHLDDDAVKSCTVLAVQADGSTIETVEGLAEDGQFHPIQDGFQAEHGLQCGYCTPGMMMAATDLLEENPDPSREEIREGLEGNLCRCTGYQNIVNAVENAAETMGSGAVADGGCTADGSAGSCCGSGEDEVRWPGDGGDAE
- a CDS encoding molybdopterin molybdotransferase MoeA, which gives rise to MTSSTSVSRTVAVERLLDLRTSRDYPSTETVDLARIAGRVLAESVTAPTDVPQHDRATMDGFAFAAGDDYPLTVVGEVFPEDPPPTLERGDAVAVATGALLPERADAVLMQEAASLEDGRLSWPSLSPGTNVYPAGATAAAGERLFTGGQRLAARHAALLRDVGLERVTVHRPLEVGILATGTEIHEGRQPDRDSELLCNLVRQWGHGPVVSDPVPDEEAAVREGIRAAVRDHDIVVTTGGTSVGSADHVIRVLRDHDVLFRGVDLRPGRPVTVATVDGTPVCALPGKPVAAHTAATLVVRSLLTGRNRLPTVAAEFTARVTLPDDDVTFAIPVSLEDDRATPLGHATSSLSLYDERFAPGRVASSTRVTLADGVVLTRNAIDAGEQVRVVPYEVVA